The following proteins are co-located in the Vigna angularis cultivar LongXiaoDou No.4 chromosome 2, ASM1680809v1, whole genome shotgun sequence genome:
- the LOC108328406 gene encoding BTB/POZ domain-containing protein At3g56230 isoform X1, producing MEEENIFFIFLLRFKKAEDMDCCVCTTMPLILRPPRNTICGACYEGVRSIINMMSNFETEKVKPVVANPNPNPSPVSRRNSNYSFSLQTLDDCIRWCSEHLEQFNQQKEDLVFLRGFVAAFKEQIHTDILVIPGRHGPPIPAHKSVLAARSEIFKNMLECDECKEAPSKSITIPDVKHEELECLLEFLYSGSLGEEKLEKHVYALSQAADKYVIPHLLKHCERYLLSSLSTCNALETLEIADTCSNQKLKETTLDFLVKNIDRVVSSPKFEAFVHRSPHLTVQLVTMAFANAAK from the exons ATGGAAGAAGAGaatatcttcttcatctttctgCTGCGATTTAAGAAGGCAGAGGACATGGATTGTTGTGTGTGTACAACTATGCCACTCATACTAAGGCCTCCGAGGAATACAATATGTGGAGCATGTTACGAAGGAGTGAGGAGCATAATCAACATGATGAGCAATTTCGAAACTGAGAAAGTAAAACCAGTAGTGGCCAATCCAAATCCAAACCCTTCTCCAGTTTCACGAAGAAATTCGA AttattctttctctctgcaGACACTCGATGATTGTATAAGATGGTGTTCAGAGCATTTAGAACAGTTTAATCAGCAGAAGGAAGACTTGGTTTTTCTGAGAGGCTTTGTTGCAGCCTTCAAAGAACAGATTCACACAGATATATTGGTCATTCCAGGCAGACACGGTCCACCTATACCTGCACATAAGTCCGTTTTG GCTGCAAGATCAGAGATATTTAAGAACATGCTAGAGTGCGATGAATGCAAAGAAGCACCGAGTAAGAGCATAACTATACCCGATGTGAAGCACGAAGAATTAGAGTGTCTTCTTGAGTTTCTGTACAGTGGAAGCTTGGGTGAGGAAAAATTGGAGAAACATGTGTACGCGCTGTCACAAGCAGCGGATAAGTACGTGATCCCACATTTGCTGAAACACTGCGAACGGTACCTGCTGAGTTCGCTAAGCACTTGTAATGCCCTTGAGACACTGGAGATTGCGGACACTTGTTCCAACCAGAAGTTGAAGGAGACAACCTTGGATTTCTTGGTTAAGAACATTGACCGTGTTGTGTCATCACCTAAATTTGAAGCTTTTGTTCACAGGAGCCCACATCTCACCGTGCAACTAGTTACAATGGCCTTTGCCAATGCTGCTAAATAA
- the LOC108328406 gene encoding BTB/POZ domain-containing protein At3g56230 isoform X2 gives MEEENIFFIFLLRFKKAEDMDCCVCTTMPLILRPPRNTICGACYEGVRSIINMMSNFETEKVKPVVANPNPNPSPVSRRNSSKTLDDCIRWCSEHLEQFNQQKEDLVFLRGFVAAFKEQIHTDILVIPGRHGPPIPAHKSVLAARSEIFKNMLECDECKEAPSKSITIPDVKHEELECLLEFLYSGSLGEEKLEKHVYALSQAADKYVIPHLLKHCERYLLSSLSTCNALETLEIADTCSNQKLKETTLDFLVKNIDRVVSSPKFEAFVHRSPHLTVQLVTMAFANAAK, from the exons ATGGAAGAAGAGaatatcttcttcatctttctgCTGCGATTTAAGAAGGCAGAGGACATGGATTGTTGTGTGTGTACAACTATGCCACTCATACTAAGGCCTCCGAGGAATACAATATGTGGAGCATGTTACGAAGGAGTGAGGAGCATAATCAACATGATGAGCAATTTCGAAACTGAGAAAGTAAAACCAGTAGTGGCCAATCCAAATCCAAACCCTTCTCCAGTTTCACGAAGAAATTCGAGTAAG ACACTCGATGATTGTATAAGATGGTGTTCAGAGCATTTAGAACAGTTTAATCAGCAGAAGGAAGACTTGGTTTTTCTGAGAGGCTTTGTTGCAGCCTTCAAAGAACAGATTCACACAGATATATTGGTCATTCCAGGCAGACACGGTCCACCTATACCTGCACATAAGTCCGTTTTG GCTGCAAGATCAGAGATATTTAAGAACATGCTAGAGTGCGATGAATGCAAAGAAGCACCGAGTAAGAGCATAACTATACCCGATGTGAAGCACGAAGAATTAGAGTGTCTTCTTGAGTTTCTGTACAGTGGAAGCTTGGGTGAGGAAAAATTGGAGAAACATGTGTACGCGCTGTCACAAGCAGCGGATAAGTACGTGATCCCACATTTGCTGAAACACTGCGAACGGTACCTGCTGAGTTCGCTAAGCACTTGTAATGCCCTTGAGACACTGGAGATTGCGGACACTTGTTCCAACCAGAAGTTGAAGGAGACAACCTTGGATTTCTTGGTTAAGAACATTGACCGTGTTGTGTCATCACCTAAATTTGAAGCTTTTGTTCACAGGAGCCCACATCTCACCGTGCAACTAGTTACAATGGCCTTTGCCAATGCTGCTAAATAA
- the LOC108328673 gene encoding uncharacterized protein LOC108328673 isoform X2: MEAVQSWVSEHKLTTIGALWASGIGASLVTYSCKKTPLKPSLRLIHARMHAQALTLAVLSGAAAYHYYEKGSLQPKPVADNIPATNFNHLVEYEIHCPF, encoded by the exons ATGGAGGCAGTTCAGTCATGGGTTTCAGAGCACAAGCTCACCACCATTG GAGCACTCTGGGCATCTGGAATTGGAGCATCACTTGTGACTTATTCATGCAAAAAGACACCTTTGAAGCCTAGTCTCAGGCTTATCCATGCCAG GATGCATGCTCAGGCGCTAACTTTGGCAGTGTTGTCTGGTGCAGCTGCTTACCATTATTATGAGAAAGGTTCTCTTCAGCCAAAACCAGTGGCAGATAATATTCCTGCCACCAATTTCAACCATCTTGTCGAATATGAAATTCACTGTCCTttctaa
- the LOC108328673 gene encoding uncharacterized protein LOC108328673 isoform X1: MEAVQSWVSEHKLTTIEIGLTGALWASGIGASLVTYSCKKTPLKPSLRLIHARMHAQALTLAVLSGAAAYHYYEKGSLQPKPVADNIPATNFNHLVEYEIHCPF; encoded by the exons ATGGAGGCAGTTCAGTCATGGGTTTCAGAGCACAAGCTCACCACCATTG AAATTGGTCTTACAGGAGCACTCTGGGCATCTGGAATTGGAGCATCACTTGTGACTTATTCATGCAAAAAGACACCTTTGAAGCCTAGTCTCAGGCTTATCCATGCCAG GATGCATGCTCAGGCGCTAACTTTGGCAGTGTTGTCTGGTGCAGCTGCTTACCATTATTATGAGAAAGGTTCTCTTCAGCCAAAACCAGTGGCAGATAATATTCCTGCCACCAATTTCAACCATCTTGTCGAATATGAAATTCACTGTCCTttctaa
- the LOC108328826 gene encoding uncharacterized protein LOC108328826: protein MKNADGRERKRKPLSDLTISNLLPSSSSSFSIDARRGTVVGLDVSEPISAFCTRIHTLNEKKRNAKKAIANSKISKIRDKSDGVELEGLGLPKARILTVSCKKKRAVSYEEDVSKDAQLQDYIEKQNAYFKEVDQFELPEEEVESVHELD, encoded by the exons ATGAAAAACGCTGATGGTAGGGAAAGAAAACGAAAGCCTCTTTCCGATCTCACCATTTCCAACCTCCttccatcatcttcttcctccttctcaATCGACGCCAGACGCG GTACTGTTGTTGGCCTTGATGTTTCTGAGCCAATTTCAGCATTCTGCACCCGAATACATACtttgaatgaaaagaaaaggaatgCAAAAAAGGCAATAGCCAATTCAAAAATCTCCAAGATTCG GGACAAAAGTGATGGAGTAGAACTTGAAGGTTTGGGTCTACCTAAAGCTAGGATTTTAACAGTTTCTTGCAAG AAGAAGCGCGCTGTGTCGTATGAAGAAGATGTGTCCAAAGATGCCCAACTTCAAGATTATATTGAAAAACAGAATGCTTACTTTAAAGAGGTTGATCAATTTGAACTACCAGAAGAGGAGGTTGAATCTGTTCATGAACTGGATTAA
- the LOC108328088 gene encoding peroxidase P7 — translation MASYYFLLFVLVAVTAVSEADAEKKLSPDFYTSSCPKLLPIVKKGVIKGIKDETRIGASLLRLHFHDCFVNGCDATILLDDTSNFIGEKTAAPNNNSARGFDVIDDIKAKVEKSCPRVVSCADILALAARDSVVYLGGPSWKVGLGRRDSITASRADANNSIPAPFLNLTDLKTNFANHGLSVKNLVALSGAHTLGLARCLTFRAHIFNDSNIDASFAKSLQSKCPISGNDDLLAPLDLRTPTHFDNLYFKNILAKRGLLHSDQELLNGGSTGKLVKKYATDTVAFFKAFAKGMVKMSNIKPLTGSEGQIRINCRKVS, via the exons ATGGCTTCttactattttcttttgtttgttcttgtagctgTTACAGCAGTGTCTGAAGCAGATGCCGAAAAGAAGTTATCCCCGGACTTCTACACTAGCAGCTGCCCAAAGCTGTTGCCTATAGTGAAAAAAGGAGTCATAAAAGGCATTAAAGATGAAACTCGCATAGGAGCTTCCTTACTCAGATTGCATTTCCATGACTGCTTTGTAAAC GGTTGTGATGCGACGATACTGTTGGATGATACAAGCAATTTCATAGGAGAGAAAACGGCAGCACCTAACAATAATTCAGCAAGAGGGTTCGACGTGATCGATGACATTAAAGCCAAGGTGGAGAAATCATGCCCCCGGGTTGTTTCCTGCGCTGATATTCTCGCTCTGGCTGCTCGAGACTCTGTTGTTTAT TTAGGGGGACCATCGTGGAAAGTAGGCTTGGGGAGAAGGGATTCAATCACAGCTAGCAGAGCTGATGCCAATAACTCCATTCCTGCGCCCTTTCTCAATTTAACCGATCTCAAAACGAATTTCGCCAACCACGGGCTCTCTGTGAAGAACTTGGTGGCTCTTTCAG GTGCGCATACTCTTGGTCTTGCCAGATGTTTAACATTCCGAGCCCATATCTTCAATGATTCCAACATTGATGCCTCCTTTGCCAAGTCCCTACAAAGCAAGTGCCCCATAAGTGGAAATGACGATTTACTTGCACCCCTTGACCTTCGAACTCCTACCCATTTCGATAATCTATACTTCAAAAACATACTGGCTAAAAGGGGCCTTCTTCATTCTGACCAGGAGCTGCTCAACGGCGGTTCCACCGGTAAACTGGTGAAGAAATACGCTACTGACACAGTTGCCTTCTTTAAAGCCTTCGCCAAGGGCATGGTCAAAATGAGCAATATCAAGCCTCTAACAGGAAGCGAGGGGCAGATCAGAATCAATTGCCGAAAAGTCTCTTAA
- the LOC108329525 gene encoding putative pentatricopeptide repeat-containing protein At1g53330: MSTSKIISSFRLTSLLRSQKDPSSVLQIFLNPNPNHPSVHPFRHSLRSYDLIITKLAQAKMFPQMEQLLNQLHTQTRFPTPEPLLRHVIAAYARAGLPSRALRTFLSIPAPSLRSFNSLLHALLACRDFASFTRLLPHLPRFHGPDACSYNILIHACSLTNDRGRAWKLFNEMRRRGIRPNQITFGTLINLLCKSPQLHLPQAFKVKEEMDRVFKIKPNAFDYTSLIKAVCEVGDFDSAVRLKDEMVRNNLKLDAVMYNTLVSGFLKGGKKDTGFRVLEEMKIGGVKPNSVTCNVLIGEFCRERKFEEAYRILNDGLEGVKPDVFGYNVVIGSLCEEGKWREADDLFGDMPRRQCVPDVVTYRTLFDGLCRCMQFEEAGLVLEEMIFKGYVPRSSSLNEFVGMVCKEGNFELLEKVLSGLVGGGFYCEDVWNTLVLLVCQSKKLLGAFEHFDELVLA; this comes from the coding sequence ATGTCTACTTCGAAAATCATCTCCTCCTTCCGACTCACTTCTCTCCTCCGCTCTCAGAAAGACCCCTCATCGGTCCTTCAAATCTTTCTCAACCCAAACCCTAACCACCCCTCCGTCCATCCCTTCCGCCATTCTCTCCGCTCCTATGACCTCATTATCACTAAACTTGCCCAAGCCAAAATGTTCCCCCAAATGGAACAGCTCCTCAATCAACTCCACACCCAAACGCGCTTCCCTACCCCCGAACCCCTCCTCCGCCACGTCATCGCTGCCTACGCGCGTGCCGGCCTCCCATCGCGTGCCCTCCGCACCTTCCTCTCCATCCCCGCCCCTTCACTCCGATCCTTCAACTCCCTCCTCCACGCGCTGCTCGCCTGCCGTGACTTCGCCTCATTCACGCGCCTCCTGCCGCACCTCCCCCGCTTTCATGGTCCCGACGCATGCTCCTACAACATCCTCATCCACGCGTGTTCTCTAACCAACGACCGCGGTCGGGCGTGGAAGCTCTTTAACGAAATGCGTAGGCGAGGCATTCGTCCGAATCAAATTACGTTCGGAACTCTGATTAACTTGCTGTGCAAAAGCCCTCAATTGCACCTTCCCCAGGCGTTTAAGGTGAAGGAAGAGATGGATAGGGTTTTTAAAATTAAGCCTAATGCTTTTGATTACACTAGTTTGATTAAAGCTGTTTGCGAGGTGGGTGATTTTGATTCCGCGGTTAGGTTGAAAGATGAGATGGTGAGGAACAATTTGAAGCTTGATGCTGTAATGTACAACACTTTGGTTTCAGGGTTTTTAAAAGGAGGGAAAAAGGATACAGGATTTAGGGTTTTGGAGGAAATGAAGATTGGTGGTGTGAAGCCGAATTCCGTGACGTGTAATGTGTTAATTGGGGAGTTTTGTAGGGAGAGGAAGTTTGAAGAGGCTTATAGGATTTTGAATGATGGGTTAGAGGGTGTGAAGCCTGATGTTTTTGGCTACAATGTGGTTATAGGTTCTCTGTGTGAAGAGGGGAAATGGAGGGAGGCTGATGATTTATTTGGGGACATGCCAAGGCGACAATGTGTTCCTGATGTTGTGACTTACCGCACCTTATTTGATGGGCTTTGCCGGTGTATGCAGTTTGAGGAAGCTGGGTTGGTTTTAGAGGAGATGATTTTTAAAGGCTATGTTCCTCGTTCTTCCagtttgaatgagtttgttggtaTGGTGTGCAAGGAAGGGAATTTTGAGTTACTAGAGAAGGTTTTGAGTGGTTTGGTAGGTGGGGGATTTTATTGTGAGGATGTGTGGAACACTTTGGTCTTATTGGTTTGCCAATCGAAAAAGTTGTTGGGAGCTTTTGAACATTTTGATGAATTGGTGTTGGCATGA